One window from the genome of Pseudonocardia hierapolitana encodes:
- a CDS encoding helix-turn-helix transcriptional regulator, with the protein MASVPHAKITIPPLPPEFVVRAALRAALDAGATTDVTLVCAPAGYGKTLLLADWSRSSTAADTAWVSLYRDDNDPRRLWASIVAALAACPSVPLSSRLHDRWVWRADAQPEFIAELVDAVEAVPRPIRLILDDVHELVDPEAQHGVQILTRNHPADMQLVLSSRLDPPLSLPRLRLAGRLRELRAAQLRLSLPETAALLEKSGLCLMPAQVALLHQRTGGWAAGLRLAAFGVANTADRDGFLTQFSGDERSVADYIVGEVLSDLPEDVQEFLRVISISEPVPTGLAAELSGREDAGRVLDGLEHRTSLLSPIGRRRDAYTVQELLRTHLLADLRRQGLKRAAELHGVAARWWANRPEPVQALDHAAQSHDSELLTDLLHRFAVPLILAGDHEPLRRALARAGAQAVATDPWLALTSAVAHLEAGELPAARGDLRRARQSWPADGPADLAVLRAMAEHLTVGVVEPAASSTSPALGIFDELPVEPELEALARLSRGTARLGGDDRAGARAEFEAALLLSRSHGFDYLTMQCLALLGAVAGTTGDMQTMRTMSTEAAATAVEHGWECSAWSGAATAMLAYAELLRTETAEAERLATEGLAVGAATSPPQLRFALQAVRGAAAFDRGDRAGGLAELQQARSEFGDEPAGPEQVAALAMLEFHAALLLGHSAAARTVLGWLASRTGENGELLLMRAWADATSSRGEHARSLLRPVLEGAAPALLPQSLVEAWLLETSLAVTAGERPAARQALQSALALAEPLDALRPFTHAGPGIRELLVHQHGSFGASDAFAERALAAGAGNGTRQALLSERELTVLGLLPSLLSLDEIACDLTVSVNTVKSHVRSIYTKLGVSSRRLAVLSAHEHGLLSGVRRNEVSEAVAGRIQR; encoded by the coding sequence GTGGCATCCGTTCCGCACGCCAAGATCACGATCCCGCCACTTCCTCCGGAGTTCGTCGTGCGGGCCGCACTCCGTGCGGCCCTCGATGCCGGCGCTACCACCGACGTGACGCTCGTCTGCGCCCCCGCCGGTTACGGCAAGACTCTGCTGCTGGCGGACTGGTCGCGTTCGAGCACGGCGGCGGACACCGCGTGGGTGAGCCTCTACCGCGACGACAACGACCCGAGGAGGTTGTGGGCGTCGATAGTGGCAGCTCTCGCTGCATGCCCGTCGGTCCCCCTTTCCAGTCGCCTGCACGACCGGTGGGTCTGGCGGGCCGATGCGCAGCCGGAGTTCATCGCGGAGCTCGTCGACGCCGTCGAGGCAGTGCCCCGACCGATCCGGTTGATCCTCGACGATGTGCACGAACTGGTCGATCCCGAGGCGCAGCACGGTGTCCAGATCCTGACGCGGAACCACCCTGCCGACATGCAGCTCGTCCTCTCCAGTCGACTCGATCCCCCACTCTCCCTCCCACGGCTGCGCCTCGCCGGCCGGCTCCGCGAGCTGCGCGCCGCGCAGCTGCGCCTCTCACTGCCCGAGACGGCAGCGCTGCTCGAGAAGTCGGGGCTGTGCCTCATGCCCGCGCAGGTCGCCCTCCTGCACCAGCGCACCGGGGGTTGGGCGGCCGGGCTGCGCCTGGCCGCGTTCGGCGTGGCCAACACCGCGGACCGGGACGGGTTCCTGACCCAGTTCTCCGGCGACGAGCGCTCCGTCGCCGACTACATCGTCGGGGAGGTCCTGTCCGACCTGCCCGAGGACGTGCAGGAGTTCCTGCGCGTGATCAGCATCAGCGAACCGGTCCCGACCGGGCTCGCCGCCGAGCTGTCGGGGCGGGAGGACGCCGGCAGAGTGCTCGATGGGCTCGAGCACCGGACCTCCCTGCTGTCGCCCATCGGCCGGCGGCGCGATGCCTACACCGTCCAGGAGCTCCTGCGCACCCACCTGCTCGCCGATCTCCGGCGACAGGGGCTGAAGCGAGCAGCCGAGCTGCACGGCGTTGCCGCCCGCTGGTGGGCGAACCGGCCCGAGCCGGTCCAGGCCCTCGACCACGCGGCGCAGAGCCACGACTCCGAGCTGTTGACGGACCTGCTGCACCGGTTCGCCGTTCCGCTGATCCTTGCCGGGGACCACGAGCCGCTGCGGCGCGCCCTCGCCAGAGCCGGCGCGCAGGCCGTCGCCACGGATCCCTGGCTGGCTCTGACCTCGGCGGTGGCCCACCTCGAGGCCGGGGAGCTCCCTGCTGCTCGGGGCGATCTCCGCCGCGCCCGGCAGTCGTGGCCGGCCGACGGCCCGGCTGACCTGGCCGTGTTGCGCGCGATGGCCGAGCACCTCACCGTCGGTGTCGTCGAACCGGCCGCGTCCTCGACCTCTCCCGCCCTCGGCATATTCGACGAGCTGCCCGTCGAACCCGAACTGGAGGCACTCGCCCGACTGAGCCGCGGCACGGCTCGGCTCGGGGGGGACGACCGGGCCGGGGCACGCGCGGAGTTCGAAGCCGCGCTGCTGCTGAGCCGCAGCCACGGCTTCGACTACCTGACGATGCAGTGCCTCGCCCTCCTGGGCGCCGTCGCGGGCACGACGGGCGACATGCAGACGATGCGGACGATGAGCACCGAGGCCGCTGCTACCGCGGTCGAACACGGCTGGGAGTGCTCGGCGTGGTCCGGCGCCGCCACGGCGATGCTGGCCTATGCCGAGCTCCTGCGAACGGAGACCGCGGAGGCCGAGCGCCTCGCAACCGAGGGCCTCGCGGTGGGTGCAGCAACGTCGCCTCCCCAGCTGCGGTTCGCCCTGCAGGCCGTTCGTGGTGCTGCAGCCTTCGACCGCGGGGACAGGGCGGGTGGGCTGGCCGAGCTGCAGCAGGCACGCTCGGAGTTCGGTGACGAGCCGGCGGGTCCGGAGCAGGTTGCCGCGCTCGCGATGCTGGAGTTCCACGCGGCGCTGCTGCTCGGGCACTCCGCGGCAGCGCGGACGGTACTGGGATGGCTGGCCAGCCGCACCGGCGAGAACGGCGAGCTGCTGCTGATGCGTGCGTGGGCCGACGCGACGAGCAGCCGCGGCGAGCACGCGCGGTCGCTGCTCCGGCCGGTGCTGGAGGGAGCCGCGCCTGCGCTGCTCCCCCAGAGCCTGGTGGAAGCGTGGCTGCTGGAGACATCGCTCGCCGTCACCGCCGGAGAGCGACCGGCCGCCCGCCAGGCCCTGCAGAGCGCGCTGGCACTCGCCGAGCCGCTCGACGCCCTCCGGCCGTTCACGCACGCAGGGCCAGGCATCCGCGAGCTCCTCGTGCACCAGCACGGCAGCTTCGGCGCCTCGGACGCGTTCGCGGAGCGCGCGCTCGCCGCAGGCGCAGGTAATGGAACACGGCAGGCGCTGCTGAGCGAGCGGGAGCTCACGGTGCTCGGGCTGCTCCCGTCCCTGCTGTCGCTGGATGAGATCGCCTGCGACCTCACCGTCTCGGTGAACACCGTGAAGAGCCACGTGAGGTCGATCTACACCAAGCTCGGCGTGAGCAGCAGGCGGCTGGCTGTGCTCTCCGCCCACGAACACGGGCTGCTCAGCGGCGTGCGGCGAAACGAGGTGTCCGAAGCAGTTGCAGGCCGGATTCAGCGCTGA
- a CDS encoding DUF2252 family protein yields MSVFEINDIDETLPAPWEWDARPLGGRHRVRAGQR; encoded by the coding sequence ATGAGCGTCTTCGAAATCAACGACATCGACGAGACCCTGCCGGCGCCGTGGGAGTGGGACGCCAGGCCGCTGGGTGGACGCCATCGCGTCCGGGCGGGTCAGCGCTGA
- a CDS encoding NUDIX domain-containing protein: MTPTDVESGSGGTGLSAVRRVHFRDPDAPVATVVTPSVFVAVREEQGHLLLVRRRDSGAWELPGGRVDVGESAVEAAVRETAEEAGLRVRITGLVGLFSDPAHVVEAATGDEIRQQFVLCFHGWVVWGRPHPDGHETTDAAWFEPAVVEALTLEPGARRWIHHALAGASEPHLE; the protein is encoded by the coding sequence ATGACGCCGACGGACGTGGAGTCCGGGAGCGGGGGGACCGGCCTCAGTGCCGTCCGGAGGGTGCACTTCCGTGATCCCGACGCCCCGGTGGCCACCGTCGTGACGCCGTCGGTGTTCGTCGCGGTCCGCGAGGAGCAGGGCCATCTGCTGCTGGTGAGACGCCGCGACAGCGGTGCATGGGAGCTGCCCGGGGGCCGCGTCGATGTCGGCGAGAGCGCCGTCGAGGCAGCGGTGCGCGAGACGGCCGAGGAGGCGGGCCTGCGCGTGCGGATCACCGGGCTGGTCGGGTTGTTCAGCGATCCGGCACACGTTGTCGAGGCTGCGACGGGCGACGAGATCCGCCAGCAGTTCGTGTTGTGCTTCCACGGCTGGGTCGTGTGGGGACGTCCCCACCCCGACGGGCACGAGACCACCGACGCCGCCTGGTTCGAACCCGCCGTCGTCGAGGCGCTGACGCTGGAGCCCGGGGCCCGGCGGTGGATCCACCACGCGCTCGCCGGGGCGAGCGAGCCCCACCTCGAATGA
- a CDS encoding SHOCT domain-containing protein, with product MPVAVPQARIEEIEMPLWDVIVSIFWFMILFTWIWLLISIFGDIFRDHELSGWGKALWILFLVVVPWLGALVYLIARGRSMNERARAQALRHEQAFGQYVRETAGATSTADELAKLADLRDRGTISAEEFEQAKAKALGRSPVQPAQARRDQQAATSSSTIT from the coding sequence GTGCCAGTAGCGGTGCCCCAGGCACGGATCGAGGAGATCGAGATGCCTTTGTGGGACGTGATCGTATCCATCTTCTGGTTCATGATTCTCTTCACGTGGATCTGGCTGCTGATCTCCATTTTCGGCGACATCTTCCGGGACCACGAGCTGTCCGGCTGGGGCAAGGCGCTCTGGATCCTGTTCCTGGTCGTTGTGCCTTGGCTGGGTGCCCTCGTCTACCTGATCGCTCGCGGCCGCTCGATGAACGAGCGCGCTCGCGCTCAGGCCCTGCGCCACGAGCAGGCGTTCGGGCAGTACGTCCGGGAGACCGCCGGGGCGACGAGCACGGCCGACGAGCTCGCCAAGCTCGCTGACCTGCGAGACCGGGGCACGATCTCGGCCGAGGAGTTCGAGCAGGCCAAGGCCAAGGCCCTGGGCCGTAGCCCGGTGCAGCCTGCTCAGGCGCGCCGCGACCAGCAAGCGGCGACCTCCTCCTCCACCATCACGTGA
- a CDS encoding SulP family inorganic anion transporter, translated as MSVGAPDSRPRTWLHRVLPGAADLMQYRRSWLRPDLVAGLAVWAVLVPQGLAYGELAGLSPVTGLYTALGALLLYPLVGSSRYVHIGPESAVAIVTAAYIGGLVADAPERAESLAALLSLVVAGFLLLGALLRLSVAARLLSTPVLAGYLTGSAVVIGASQLGKIFAVPTPGEHWWQKLAEVVAGLPAMNPWALLIGVTTLVVVVALLRWAPRVPGILLAIASATAVVAIAGWEGRVPVIGDVPSGVPVPALPRVAPGDVVDLLGAGASVALLVFASSMLTAGALARRDRERVSGRREFLGLAASCAGSGLFGGFPANASESRSFVVADTGARSQMANLVAVGLTALTLVVLTPVFRFLPQAALGAVVLAAAARMIDVTALRRLWRVRRSDFVLAAVTAAGVLVVGVLPGIGVGVAVSLLEVLRRAVMPHTAVLGRVAGRPTWRSTDNHEGTRTVPGLLVYRFDAPLFFANADVLREQVLRLVDDSDPPVREVVLDAEGIVDMDITGAETLDELLDALDDRGVRMVLARVRSSLRSTMRRLGLDERLGPDAFHYQIRDAATDFVRRNRTTTS; from the coding sequence ATGAGCGTGGGCGCGCCGGACTCGCGCCCCCGGACCTGGCTGCACCGCGTTCTGCCCGGTGCGGCTGACCTGATGCAGTACCGGCGGTCGTGGCTGCGCCCCGACCTCGTCGCCGGACTTGCGGTCTGGGCGGTGCTCGTGCCGCAGGGGCTGGCCTACGGCGAGCTCGCCGGCCTGTCGCCCGTGACCGGTCTCTACACCGCGCTCGGTGCGCTGCTGCTGTACCCGCTCGTGGGCAGCAGCCGCTACGTCCACATCGGACCGGAGTCCGCGGTCGCCATCGTCACCGCCGCCTACATCGGCGGTCTGGTCGCGGACGCGCCCGAGCGGGCGGAATCACTCGCCGCGCTGCTCTCCCTCGTCGTGGCGGGGTTCCTGCTGCTGGGCGCGCTCCTCCGGCTGTCCGTCGCGGCTCGGCTGTTGTCCACACCCGTGCTGGCCGGATACCTGACGGGCTCGGCAGTCGTGATCGGTGCCAGCCAGCTCGGCAAGATCTTCGCCGTCCCGACGCCGGGCGAGCACTGGTGGCAGAAGCTCGCCGAGGTGGTGGCCGGTCTCCCGGCGATGAACCCGTGGGCGCTGCTCATCGGCGTCACGACCCTCGTCGTCGTGGTCGCACTGCTCCGGTGGGCACCGCGGGTTCCGGGCATCCTCCTCGCGATCGCGTCGGCCACCGCGGTCGTGGCCATCGCCGGCTGGGAGGGCCGGGTTCCCGTGATCGGCGACGTGCCCTCCGGTGTTCCCGTCCCCGCGCTTCCTCGGGTCGCCCCCGGCGACGTGGTCGACCTGCTCGGGGCCGGCGCGAGCGTCGCCTTGCTCGTGTTCGCGAGCAGCATGCTCACGGCCGGCGCTCTCGCCCGGCGCGACCGCGAGCGGGTGTCGGGCCGGCGCGAGTTCCTCGGGCTCGCGGCGTCGTGCGCCGGATCGGGGCTGTTCGGGGGCTTCCCGGCCAACGCGAGCGAGTCCCGCAGCTTCGTCGTGGCCGACACGGGTGCCCGGTCGCAGATGGCGAACCTCGTCGCCGTCGGGCTCACGGCCCTGACGCTGGTGGTGCTGACGCCGGTGTTCCGGTTCCTGCCGCAGGCGGCGCTCGGCGCGGTCGTGCTCGCGGCTGCGGCGAGGATGATCGACGTCACCGCCCTTCGCCGGCTGTGGAGGGTGCGCCGCAGCGACTTCGTGCTGGCGGCGGTCACCGCCGCGGGCGTGCTCGTCGTCGGGGTGCTGCCGGGCATCGGCGTCGGGGTCGCGGTGTCGCTGCTCGAGGTCCTGCGGCGAGCGGTCATGCCACACACGGCTGTGCTCGGCCGGGTCGCGGGCCGCCCGACGTGGCGCAGCACCGACAACCACGAGGGCACCCGGACCGTCCCCGGCCTGCTCGTCTACCGCTTCGACGCACCACTCTTCTTCGCCAACGCCGACGTGCTGCGCGAGCAGGTCCTCCGGCTCGTCGACGACTCCGACCCACCGGTCCGCGAGGTCGTGCTCGACGCCGAGGGCATCGTCGACATGGACATCACCGGAGCCGAGACGCTCGACGAGCTCCTCGACGCTCTCGACGATCGCGGAGTGCGCATGGTGCTGGCCCGCGTGCGCAGCTCGCTCCGCTCCACCATGCGCCGGCTCGGGTTGGACGAGCGGCTCGGACCGGACGCCTTCCACTATCAGATCCGTGACGCCGCGACCGACTTCGTGCGCCGGAACCGGACCACGACGAGCTGA
- a CDS encoding glutamate decarboxylase, producing MAKLDTARGIAGVLSVNPMFARSGEIAAVPRHRLPDTPMDPATAYQIVHDHLMLDGNARLNLATFVTTWMEPEADRLMGECLDKNMIDKDEYPQTAELEVRCVNMLAALWNAPGNGSQAASALGCSTIGSSEAAMFAGLALKRRWQQRRRAAGADTARPNLVMGINVQVCWDKFCNYFEVEPRFAPMSGERFHLDAAQAVGLCDENTIGVVAILGSTFDGSYEPVAEIAAALDDLQSGTGLDIPVHVDGASGGMVAPFLDPGLEWDFRLPRVASINTSGHKYGLVYPGVGWVVWRDAEALPEELIFKVNYLGGEMPTLALNFSRPGGQVVAQYYTFLRLGQEGFRQVQQECRDVAMYTSARLAELGPFRLLTRGDELPVFAFTLHDDVTNYSVFDVSAGLRERGWQVPAYTFPADREDLAALRVVVRNGTSREMADLLLDDVAHLLPRLQRQSAPARGSDAAGFDHASAHRKS from the coding sequence ATGGCGAAGCTCGACACGGCTCGCGGAATCGCCGGCGTGCTATCGGTGAACCCGATGTTCGCGCGATCCGGCGAGATCGCCGCCGTGCCGCGGCACCGGCTCCCGGACACGCCGATGGATCCCGCGACCGCTTACCAGATCGTCCACGACCACCTCATGCTCGACGGGAACGCGCGGCTCAACCTGGCGACCTTCGTGACCACATGGATGGAACCGGAGGCCGACCGGCTGATGGGCGAGTGCCTCGACAAGAACATGATCGACAAGGACGAGTACCCGCAGACCGCCGAGCTCGAAGTGCGCTGCGTGAACATGCTCGCCGCGCTGTGGAACGCCCCGGGGAACGGCTCGCAGGCGGCCTCGGCGCTCGGCTGCTCGACCATCGGGTCGAGCGAAGCCGCGATGTTCGCCGGGCTCGCGCTCAAACGGCGCTGGCAACAGCGGCGCCGCGCCGCCGGTGCGGACACCGCCCGGCCCAACCTCGTGATGGGAATCAACGTCCAGGTCTGCTGGGACAAGTTCTGCAACTACTTCGAGGTCGAGCCACGCTTCGCGCCGATGTCGGGCGAGCGGTTCCATCTCGACGCCGCACAGGCCGTCGGGCTGTGCGACGAGAACACCATCGGCGTCGTCGCGATCCTCGGCTCCACCTTCGACGGCAGCTACGAGCCGGTGGCCGAGATCGCCGCCGCGCTGGACGATCTCCAGTCCGGCACCGGCCTCGACATCCCGGTGCACGTCGACGGCGCGTCCGGGGGCATGGTTGCCCCGTTCCTCGACCCCGGACTGGAATGGGACTTCCGGCTGCCCCGCGTCGCGTCGATCAACACCTCGGGACACAAGTACGGGCTGGTCTACCCCGGGGTCGGCTGGGTGGTCTGGCGGGACGCGGAGGCACTGCCGGAGGAACTGATCTTCAAGGTCAACTACCTGGGCGGAGAGATGCCTACCCTCGCCCTGAACTTCTCCCGGCCCGGTGGGCAGGTGGTGGCGCAGTACTACACGTTCCTGCGTCTGGGGCAGGAGGGATTCCGGCAGGTCCAGCAGGAGTGCCGCGACGTCGCCATGTACACATCGGCACGGCTCGCGGAGCTGGGCCCGTTCCGGCTGCTCACCCGCGGGGACGAGCTCCCGGTGTTCGCGTTCACGCTGCACGACGACGTCACGAACTACAGCGTCTTCGACGTCTCGGCCGGGCTGCGGGAGCGCGGTTGGCAGGTGCCTGCCTACACGTTCCCGGCCGACCGGGAGGATCTCGCCGCCCTGCGCGTCGTGGTGCGCAACGGCACCAGTCGCGAGATGGCCGACCTCCTGCTGGACGACGTCGCCCACCTGCTGCCCCGGTTGCAGCGGCAGTCCGCTCCGGCCAGGGGGTCGGACGCGGCGGGCTTCGACCACGCGTCCGCGCACCGCAAGTCCTGA
- a CDS encoding GAP family protein, producing MSTEALVLALTGVIRPTSAAAVFAMLSTPRPQRLLVAYLVVGLGFSLAVGTLVVVLLGGLQSTRASSAVRPLLDLVLGTSALGCAASAWIGWLPRSRPRGSGEPDSWLRRRLTDMSPSGAAVAGVLTHLPGLVYLAALNAIAAGASGTASGVLQVVVYNGIWFSLAIVALVLSVYRPTVSREFLERVISWIREHQRVITIGFFGALGGYLVVVGVLGLVGDAS from the coding sequence ATGAGCACGGAGGCGCTCGTTCTCGCCCTGACCGGCGTGATCCGTCCAACGAGTGCGGCGGCCGTCTTCGCGATGCTCTCGACGCCGCGTCCGCAGCGGCTGCTGGTGGCCTACCTCGTCGTGGGGCTCGGGTTCAGCCTCGCCGTCGGGACGCTGGTCGTCGTCCTCCTCGGCGGACTGCAGTCGACGCGCGCGTCGTCGGCGGTCCGCCCGCTGCTCGACCTCGTGCTGGGAACCTCCGCGCTGGGCTGCGCCGCCAGTGCGTGGATCGGATGGCTGCCCCGATCCCGGCCCCGCGGCTCGGGGGAACCCGACAGCTGGCTACGGCGCCGGTTGACGGATATGTCGCCCTCCGGCGCCGCGGTCGCCGGTGTGCTCACCCACCTGCCCGGGCTCGTCTACCTGGCCGCGCTGAATGCGATCGCCGCAGGCGCGAGCGGCACCGCGAGCGGCGTGCTGCAGGTGGTGGTCTACAACGGCATCTGGTTCAGCCTCGCCATCGTGGCGCTGGTGCTGTCGGTCTACCGGCCGACGGTGTCCCGGGAATTCCTCGAGCGGGTCATCTCATGGATCCGCGAGCACCAGCGGGTGATCACGATCGGGTTCTTCGGCGCGCTGGGCGGCTACCTGGTCGTGGTCGGCGTGCTCGGCCTGGTCGGTGATGCGTCGTGA
- a CDS encoding SHOCT domain-containing protein, producing MPGLLRGIARTAIVAGTATAVSNRVSRRQGGRWARQDQQQADAQEPVEPEPAAAGGMDDTLAQLKQLGELKSQGVLTEAEFQQQKSRILNA from the coding sequence ATGCCCGGTCTGCTTCGAGGAATAGCACGCACGGCGATCGTCGCCGGCACGGCCACGGCGGTGTCCAACCGGGTGTCGCGGCGGCAGGGGGGCCGGTGGGCCCGCCAGGACCAGCAGCAGGCCGACGCGCAGGAACCCGTCGAGCCCGAGCCCGCGGCCGCCGGGGGCATGGACGACACGCTGGCGCAGTTGAAGCAGCTGGGCGAGCTGAAGAGCCAGGGTGTGCTCACCGAGGCCGAGTTCCAGCAGCAGAAGAGCCGGATCCTGAACGCGTGA
- a CDS encoding DUF6325 family protein: MGDELDMMGPVDYLVVEFPDTRVPGDVLQRILDLVDRGTVRILDLAFIRKEADGSVTGLEIADLDGDGELDLRVLEGATSGLVAHDDLDEAAAAIEPGTAAAIVVYENLWAIPFVSALRRAGAELVASGRIPVAALLDALDAVEEAKPARA; this comes from the coding sequence ATGGGCGACGAACTGGACATGATGGGACCGGTCGACTACCTCGTCGTGGAGTTCCCGGATACGCGGGTGCCGGGGGACGTGCTGCAACGAATCCTCGATCTGGTCGACCGGGGGACCGTGCGCATCCTCGACCTGGCCTTCATCCGCAAGGAGGCCGACGGATCGGTGACCGGCCTGGAGATCGCCGACCTCGACGGCGACGGCGAGCTCGACCTCCGGGTCCTGGAGGGCGCGACGTCGGGTCTCGTCGCTCATGACGACCTGGACGAGGCCGCCGCCGCGATCGAGCCGGGCACCGCGGCCGCGATCGTGGTGTACGAGAACCTCTGGGCGATCCCGTTCGTGTCGGCGCTTCGCCGGGCCGGAGCCGAACTGGTGGCGAGTGGGCGCATCCCCGTCGCGGCCCTGCTCGACGCACTCGACGCGGTCGAGGAGGCCAAGCCCGCCCGCGCCTGA
- a CDS encoding AI-2E family transporter, whose translation MTTPAGTPAIPAARPSSDGVRSRPPARQGGLPRAMVILVGAAATVIVLAGVQAVAWLIGPAFMALIIVIAVAPAQSWLRRHGWPGWATTLVVILLVYAIMLGLALGIVFSVARLATELPKYASTADGLVTSATAQLAALGVGPEQLAQARSSLSLGSFAGVLGSLLSSVAGLASNLVFLLALLLFLSVEAGGTGDRLASIAADRPRIADALGHFAWGTRQYLLVTTVFGLIVAVLDSVALALLGIPLAVTWGLLSFITNYIPNVGFIIGVVPPALLALLTGGPQLMVIVIVVYCGINFVVQSIIQPRFIGDAVGLSVTVTFVVLVFWAWLLGPLGAILAIPLTLLAKALLVDIDPQAKWADALLRDTPKEPDPDAPAKKSRRERRSEREQQKQDLKAAPT comes from the coding sequence GTGACCACACCGGCAGGCACTCCCGCCATCCCGGCCGCCCGTCCATCCTCGGACGGTGTCCGCTCACGGCCGCCAGCACGGCAGGGTGGCCTGCCGCGGGCGATGGTCATCCTCGTCGGTGCGGCCGCTACGGTGATCGTCCTCGCAGGGGTGCAGGCAGTCGCGTGGCTGATCGGCCCGGCGTTCATGGCACTCATCATCGTGATCGCCGTGGCGCCGGCGCAGAGCTGGCTACGGCGCCACGGGTGGCCGGGATGGGCCACGACACTCGTGGTGATCCTCCTCGTCTACGCGATCATGTTGGGGCTGGCCCTCGGCATCGTCTTCTCCGTTGCCCGGCTGGCGACCGAGCTGCCGAAGTACGCGTCGACGGCCGACGGCCTGGTGACGTCCGCGACCGCGCAGCTGGCCGCGCTGGGAGTGGGACCGGAGCAGCTCGCGCAGGCGAGGAGCTCCCTGAGCCTCGGCAGCTTCGCAGGCGTGCTCGGGTCGCTGCTGAGCAGCGTGGCCGGGCTGGCGTCCAACCTCGTGTTCCTGCTGGCGCTGCTGCTCTTCCTCAGCGTCGAGGCCGGGGGCACCGGGGACCGGCTGGCGTCGATCGCGGCGGACCGGCCGAGAATCGCCGACGCGCTCGGACACTTCGCCTGGGGCACCCGGCAGTACCTGCTGGTGACGACCGTCTTCGGGTTGATCGTGGCGGTGCTCGACTCGGTCGCGCTGGCGCTGCTGGGCATCCCGCTCGCGGTCACCTGGGGCCTGCTGTCGTTCATCACCAACTACATCCCGAACGTCGGGTTCATCATCGGCGTCGTGCCACCCGCGCTGCTCGCGCTCCTGACCGGCGGACCGCAGCTGATGGTGATCGTCATCGTGGTGTACTGCGGGATCAACTTCGTGGTCCAGTCGATCATCCAGCCCCGGTTCATCGGGGACGCGGTGGGGCTGTCGGTCACCGTGACGTTCGTGGTGCTGGTGTTCTGGGCGTGGTTGCTCGGCCCGCTCGGGGCGATCCTCGCCATCCCGCTGACGCTGCTGGCCAAGGCGCTGCTCGTGGACATCGATCCGCAGGCCAAGTGGGCCGATGCGCTGCTGAGGGACACCCCGAAGGAACCGGACCCGGATGCGCCTGCGAAGAAGTCGCGACGCGAGCGGCGCAGCGAACGCGAGCAGCAGAAGCAGGACCTGAAAGCCGCGCCGACCTGA
- a CDS encoding DUF3040 domain-containing protein, with protein sequence MKLTPRERRALRAIEEALAAEDPALAGLLRRWPTPWRARLLRWVTWAGVALAAILLLIGLVLSDSGLFLGALLTILALVVILRRGSPSAGGGGRG encoded by the coding sequence ATGAAGTTGACCCCACGGGAGCGACGTGCCCTCCGCGCGATCGAGGAAGCCCTCGCCGCCGAGGATCCGGCACTGGCCGGACTCCTGCGCCGGTGGCCCACGCCGTGGCGGGCGCGGCTCCTGCGCTGGGTGACGTGGGCGGGCGTCGCTCTTGCGGCGATCCTGCTGCTGATCGGGCTGGTGCTGTCGGATTCTGGGCTGTTCCTCGGGGCCTTGCTGACGATCCTGGCGCTCGTGGTGATCTTGCGGCGGGGCTCGCCGTCGGCCGGAGGCGGGGGGAGAGGGTGA